One part of the Phoenix dactylifera cultivar Barhee BC4 chromosome 4, palm_55x_up_171113_PBpolish2nd_filt_p, whole genome shotgun sequence genome encodes these proteins:
- the LOC120110566 gene encoding G-type lectin S-receptor-like serine/threonine-protein kinase At2g19130, with the protein MDTEIRPCSSLSVFLLFLLLSSLNIQHCGATDSISLGQSVSGNQTIVSKEGNFELGFFTPGNSRNYYIGIWYKTIPVRTVIWVANRATPISNTSSAELKISEDGKLVILNSSKIPVWSSNSTPSTSNSTVAVLLDTGNLVIRNGSNTTIWQSFDHPTDTWMPGGWLGVNKITGEYQSTTSWENPENPSPGPFAQSMDPDGSNQFVLLWNGSETYWSSGLWNGQYFTAVPGTRESTPFNFTFVDNKQRKYATYTILDSSFITRCVIDSSGLLRQWYWLNSTQKWQTVFTQPLAQCDVYSLCGAFGICDQKSLNICRCSHGFEPASLKEWEFNVWNSGCVRKTSLRCSNKSSTGGEGDRFVEMTNMRLPANPQNLTVGSAKDCERACLNSCSCTAYAYANGCSIWTGDLRNLQQLYDGDSGAGTLHLRLAASDFSASRTSHKFVIDLTLSVIGGTIGILCVLVGLIWAFQRRKRIRMAKQVEGSLIQFTYGDLQRVTKNFSEKLGGGGFGSVFKGTLIDSTEVAVKRLEGLRQGEKQFRTEVSTLAAIQHVNLVHLRGFCTEGSKRLLVYEYMSGGSLDSLLFQNKSTVLDWKTRYQIILGIARGLAYLHEKCRECIIHCDIKPDNILLDKDFCAKVADFGMAKLIGRDFSRVLTTMRGTVGYLAPEWISGLPITSKVDVYSFGMMLFELVSGKRNASHSADGSKIFYPSWAATKVVEGDIFSLLDHGFKGAADLEELTRVCRVACWCIQDSEADRPTMGQVVQILEGVLEVSMPPLPRVLQLLTEDQSQIRDDLSSTEYKDPLDQSQDFYP; encoded by the coding sequence ATGGATACTGAGATAAGGCCATGTTCCTCTCTCTccgtctttcttctcttccttctcctctcttctctcaaCATCCAACACTGTGGAGCAACTGATAGCATCTCTTTGGGCCAGTCCGTCTCCGGAAACCAGACCATAGTATCCAAAGAAGGCAACTTTGAGCTGGGGTTCTTCACACCAGGTAACTCCCGTAACTACTACATTGGTATCTGGTACAAAACAATTCCTGTCCGAACTGTAATCTGGGTGGCGAACAGAGCAACACCCATCTCCAACACCTCCTCTGCCGAGCTAAAAATCTCAGAAGATGGAAAACTAGTCATCCTCAACAGTTCCAAAATCCCAGTTTGGTCATCCAATTCAACTCCATCAACCTCGAATTCCACGGTTGCTGTGCTTCTGGACACCGGAAATCTTGTTATACGCAATGGGTCAAACACTACAATTTGGCAGAGTTTTGATCACCCAACTGACACATGGATGCCAGGAGGATGGCTTGGAGTGAACAAGATCACAGGGGAGTATCAGAGCACCACTTCATGGGAGAATCCTGAGAATCCCTCCCCCGGGCCTTTCGCTCAAAGTATGGACCCCGATGGATCCAATCAGTTCGTATTGCTGTGGAATGGTTCTGAAACTTATTGGAGCAGTGGGCTGTGGAATGGCCAGTACTTCACTGCAGTCCCTGGTACCAGAGAAAGCACTCCCTTCAACTTCACCTTCGTCGACAACAAGCAGCGGAAGTATGCCACGTATACCATCCTCGACAGTTCTTTCATCACTCGGTGTGTGATTGATTCATCTGGGCTATTAAGGCAATGGTATTGGCTGAACAGCACCCAGAAGTGGCAGACAGTCTTTACTCAACCTTTGGCTCAATGTGATGTCTACTCTCTATGTGGAGCTTTCGGTATCTGCGACCAGAAAAGTTTGAATATTTGCCGGTGCTCCCATGGTTTCGAACCAGCTTCATTGAAAGAATGGGAGTTCAATGTTTGGAATTCAGGGTGCGTGAGGAAAACCAGTTTGCGATGCAGCAATAAAAGCTCGACCGGTGGAGAAGGGGATAGATTCGTTGAGATGACCAATATGAGACTGCCTGCCAATCCGCAGAACTTGACTGTTGGGAGTGCTAAAGACTGCGAACGGGCTTGCTTGAACAGCTGCTCTTGCACCGCGTATGCTTATGCGAATGGATGCTCAATTTGGACTGGGGACCTTCGGAACCTTCAACAACTCTATGATGGTGATAGTGGAGCTGGAACTCTGCATCTCCGGCTCGCTGCCTCTGATTTCTCAGCTTCAAGGACCTCACATAAGTTCGTAATAGATCTAACCCTAAGTGTCATCGGTGGAACTATTGGGATCTTGTGTGTTCTTGTTGGACTAATTTGGGCATTTCAAAGGAGGAAACGAATTCGAATGGCAAAACAAGTTGAGGGTTCTTTGATTCAGTTTACATATGGCGATTTGCAGCGTGTGACCAAAAACTTTTCTGAGAAGTTGGGTGGTGGTGGCTTTGGCTCTGTTTTCAAAGGGACATTAATTGACTCAACCGAAGTAGCTGTGAAGAGGCTTGAAGGCTTGAGACAAGGGGAGAAGCAATTCCGAACCGAAGTGAGCACATTGGCTGCTATTCAGCATGTGAATCTGGTTCACCTTCGCGGTTTCTGCACCGAGGGCAGCAAAAGGCTTCTAGTTTATGAGTACATGTCCGGAGGTTCCCTGGACTCTCTTCTCTTTCAAAACAAATCCACGGTTCTGGACTGGAAGACGAGGTATCAAATTATTCTTGGGATTGCGAGAGGATTAGCCTACCTTCATGAGAAGTGCAGGGAGTGCATCATACACTGCGACATAAAGCCAGACAACATACTTCTAGACAAGGACTTCTGCGCCAAAGTTGCAGACTTTGGCATGGCGAAGCTCATCGGTCGCGACTTCAGCAGGGTCCTGACAACCATGAGGGGAACCGTTGGCTACCTCGCACCCGAGTGGATTTCAGGCCTGCCAATCACCTCCAAGGTTGACGTCTACAGCTTCGGGATGATGCTTTTTGAGCTGGTATCAGGCAAGCGAAACGCATCGCACTCTGCAGATGGGAGCAAAATCTTTTATCCGTCCTGGGCGGCAACAAAGGTCGTTGAAGGCGATATATTTAGCTTATTAGACCATGGATTCAAAGGTGCTGCCGACCTTGAAGAGCTAACCAGAGTCTGCAGAGTTGCTTGCTGGTGCATTCAAGACTCTGAAGCTGACAGGCCAACAATGGGACAGGTGGTGCAGATCCTAGAGGGAGTCCTGGAGGTGAGCATGCCGCCACTTCCTAGGGTACTTCAGCTCCTTACGGAAGATCAGAGCCAAATTCGTGATGATTTGTCATCCACTGAATACAAAGATCCACTTGATCAATCTCAGGATTTCTATCCGTAA